From Xylanibacter oryzae DSM 17970, a single genomic window includes:
- a CDS encoding tetratricopeptide repeat protein: protein MHKNLFIPLSAIVLLALTSCSKLGVLSSDNFNVTPNPLETQAGQVPVTINGLFPEKYMNKKAVVTVIPELRYGNGLSTQGSGATFQGEKVQSNDQTISYRVGGRYTMKTNFVYTPDMHKSDLYLTFDAKIGKKKVKVPAVKVATGIIATSELSKNTLKTSNPCLALDSFKRVTEQKQEANIKFLIQQANLRKSELKNNSVKEFVNLLKKINKDKEGLNINNVEISAYASPDGGVKLNDKLANKRQNSSEKYVKGQLKQTKVSAPVDAKYTAQDWDGFQELVKASNIQDKDLIIRVLSMYQDPQQREQQIRNMSAAFKELADGILPELRRSRLTINYETIGRDDQQILDQLDKDAKKLSVEEMLYAATLKDNNNDKETVYKQTTEVYPNDYRAYNNIAVMELAKGNTNDAKEYLQKALEVNPKAPEANGNLGYIALLNNNKEEAETYILKAQNANGINEVLGNLNLAKGNYAEAENNFNGINSNSAALAQILNKDYAKAANTLKGVKNSDAITDYLSAILNARTGNNDAASIQLKRAISKDSSLADYATNDLEFAKIK, encoded by the coding sequence ATGCATAAAAATCTATTTATTCCTTTATCAGCTATTGTATTATTAGCTCTAACTTCTTGTTCAAAACTAGGAGTTTTATCTTCGGATAACTTTAATGTAACACCTAATCCGCTTGAAACTCAGGCAGGTCAAGTGCCAGTTACAATTAATGGTCTTTTCCCGGAGAAGTATATGAACAAAAAAGCCGTTGTTACTGTTATTCCAGAACTACGCTATGGTAACGGACTATCTACTCAAGGTAGTGGTGCTACTTTCCAGGGCGAGAAGGTTCAGAGCAACGACCAGACAATATCTTATCGTGTGGGTGGACGATATACGATGAAAACAAATTTCGTATACACACCAGACATGCATAAAAGTGATTTATATTTAACTTTTGATGCTAAGATAGGCAAGAAAAAAGTTAAAGTCCCTGCAGTTAAAGTTGCAACAGGAATAATCGCTACATCTGAATTATCAAAGAATACGTTGAAGACTTCTAATCCTTGTTTGGCTCTAGACTCTTTCAAGAGAGTAACAGAACAGAAACAGGAAGCTAACATTAAATTCCTTATCCAGCAGGCTAACCTCCGTAAAAGCGAGTTGAAGAACAATTCTGTTAAAGAGTTTGTAAATCTGCTGAAGAAAATCAATAAGGATAAAGAGGGACTTAATATAAATAATGTAGAAATCAGCGCTTACGCATCACCAGACGGAGGTGTTAAGTTGAACGATAAACTAGCCAACAAACGTCAGAATAGCTCTGAAAAATATGTTAAGGGCCAATTGAAACAAACTAAAGTTTCTGCTCCTGTTGATGCTAAATATACAGCACAAGACTGGGACGGTTTCCAGGAATTAGTAAAAGCATCTAACATACAAGACAAAGACCTTATTATACGTGTTCTTTCTATGTATCAGGATCCTCAACAGCGCGAACAACAGATAAGAAATATGTCTGCTGCATTCAAAGAACTTGCTGATGGAATTCTTCCTGAATTACGCCGTTCTCGTCTTACTATCAATTATGAGACAATCGGAAGAGATGACCAACAGATTCTTGACCAATTGGACAAAGACGCAAAGAAATTAAGCGTAGAGGAAATGCTTTATGCTGCAACACTTAAGGATAACAACAATGACAAGGAGACTGTTTACAAACAGACTACAGAAGTTTATCCTAACGACTACAGAGCATACAACAACATTGCTGTAATGGAACTTGCAAAGGGCAACACTAACGATGCGAAGGAATACTTACAGAAAGCATTGGAAGTTAATCCTAAAGCTCCTGAGGCTAACGGCAACCTAGGCTACATCGCTTTGCTTAATAATAACAAAGAAGAAGCTGAGACTTACATCCTTAAAGCACAAAACGCTAATGGAATAAATGAAGTTCTTGGAAATCTTAATTTGGCAAAGGGAAATTATGCTGAAGCTGAGAATAATTTCAATGGAATAAACAGCAACAGCGCAGCCTTGGCTCAGATTCTTAATAAAGACTATGCTAAAGCAGCAAATACGCTGAAGGGCGTAAAGAACAGTGATGCCATTACAGATTATCTAAGTGCAATACTTAACGCACGTACAGGTAATAATGACGCTGCAAGCATTCAATTGAAAAGAGCTATTTCTAAGGACTCATCACTTGCTGATTACGCAACTAACGATCTTGAGTTCGCGAAAATAAAATAA
- the argH gene encoding argininosuccinate lyase, which yields MANKLWEKNFEINKEIERFTVGRDRELDLYLAKYDVLGSMAHITMLETIGLLTADELKQLLAELKKIYAVCEQGKFVIEDGVEDVHSQVELMLTRKLGDIGKKIHSGRSRNDQVLLDLKLFTRHELKEIAEAVKILFDELIQKSNQYKDVLMPGYTHLQIAMPSSFGLWFGAYAEGLTDDLLFLQAAYRMTNRNPLGSAAGYGSSFPLNRSLTTKLLGFDSMDYNVVYAQMGRGKMERNVAFAMATIAGTLAKMAFDACMFNCQNFSFVKLPKECTTGSSIMPHKKNPDVFELIRAKSNKIQSLPQQVMLIMNNLPVGYFRDLQIIKEVFLPAFDELKDCLQMAAYIINKIEVNKNILDNPMYDPMFSVEEVNRLAADGMPFRDAYKKVGLDIEAGKFVPNKNIHHTHEGSIGNLCNDKIQALMNKTLDEFHFENIKEAEKQLLK from the coding sequence ATGGCAAATAAACTCTGGGAAAAGAATTTTGAGATTAACAAAGAAATAGAGAGATTCACTGTAGGCCGTGATCGTGAATTGGACCTCTATCTCGCTAAATACGATGTTTTGGGTTCGATGGCTCATATCACTATGCTTGAAACTATCGGACTACTTACTGCTGATGAACTTAAACAATTATTGGCAGAACTCAAAAAAATCTATGCTGTCTGCGAACAAGGAAAGTTCGTAATTGAAGATGGTGTGGAGGATGTTCATTCCCAGGTAGAACTAATGCTCACTCGTAAACTTGGTGATATCGGAAAGAAAATTCATAGCGGACGCTCACGCAACGATCAGGTCTTGCTTGACCTTAAACTGTTTACTCGTCACGAACTTAAAGAGATAGCAGAAGCCGTAAAAATTCTGTTTGATGAACTAATACAGAAAAGCAATCAATACAAGGATGTTCTTATGCCTGGTTATACTCATCTGCAAATAGCTATGCCTAGTTCTTTCGGTTTGTGGTTCGGTGCTTACGCCGAAGGTCTTACAGACGATTTGCTTTTCTTGCAAGCTGCATACCGAATGACCAACCGTAATCCTCTGGGAAGCGCTGCCGGTTATGGATCTTCATTTCCTCTTAATCGCTCACTGACGACCAAACTACTTGGATTCGACTCAATGGACTATAATGTGGTTTACGCACAGATGGGACGAGGAAAGATGGAACGCAACGTAGCTTTTGCGATGGCTACTATTGCAGGGACTCTTGCAAAGATGGCTTTCGATGCATGCATGTTCAACTGTCAGAATTTCTCTTTTGTAAAATTACCTAAAGAGTGTACCACCGGTAGTAGTATAATGCCACATAAAAAGAATCCTGATGTATTCGAGCTTATACGTGCTAAAAGCAACAAAATACAAAGTCTGCCACAGCAGGTTATGTTGATAATGAACAATCTCCCCGTGGGATATTTCAGAGATCTACAGATTATCAAGGAAGTTTTCTTACCTGCATTTGATGAACTGAAAGACTGCCTGCAAATGGCAGCATACATAATAAATAAGATTGAGGTAAACAAGAATATACTTGACAACCCAATGTACGATCCAATGTTCTCTGTTGAAGAAGTAAATAGACTGGCTGCCGACGGAATGCCATTCCGCGATGCATATAAGAAAGTTGGACTCGACATAGAAGCCGGTAAATTTGTACCAAATAAAAATATTCATCACACTCACGAAGGCAGCATAGGTAATCTATGTAATGACAAAATACAAGCACTGATGAATAAAACTCTAGACGAATTCCATTTTGAGAATATTAAAGAGGCAGAAAAACAACTTCTGAAATAA
- a CDS encoding polyketide cyclase has protein sequence MSSTFESSIKVIPYSQQKVYNNISDLNNLEKVKDRIPQDKVKNFIFDHDSVSISVSPVGDIKIHIIERDEPKCIKFETEKSPVPFFLWIQIVPESDDSCKIKLTLKAELNPFIKGMVSGPLKDGLEKVAEALAQVHYE, from the coding sequence ATGAGCTCTACATTTGAAAGCAGTATAAAAGTTATACCCTACTCACAGCAGAAGGTGTACAACAACATTAGTGACCTAAACAATCTTGAGAAGGTTAAAGACCGTATACCTCAAGACAAAGTCAAAAACTTTATTTTTGACCATGACTCAGTAAGTATCAGCGTATCGCCTGTAGGTGATATCAAAATACATATCATAGAAAGAGACGAACCTAAATGCATAAAGTTTGAGACAGAGAAATCACCTGTTCCATTCTTTCTTTGGATTCAGATAGTTCCTGAATCAGATGATTCATGCAAAATAAAACTAACACTTAAAGCTGAATTGAATCCGTTTATAAAAGGAATGGTAAGCGGACCGTTAAAGGATGGACTTGAGAAAGTAGCAGAAGCTTTAGCACAGGTACATTACGAATAA
- the pyrE gene encoding orotate phosphoribosyltransferase gives MDILKKEFASKLLKIKAIKLQPNSPFTWASGWKSPFYCDNRKTLSYPELRNFVKLEICHAILESFPETEAVAGVATGAIAQGALVAEELNLPFVYVRSKPKDHGLENLIEGELKPGMKVVVIEDLVSTGSSSLKAVEAIRRDGCEVVGMIASYTYGFPVAEEAFKKANVKLVTLTDYDNVVSQALDTGYINNEDVAVLHKWRKDPAHWNE, from the coding sequence ATGGACATTTTAAAGAAGGAATTCGCTTCCAAATTACTGAAAATCAAAGCGATAAAATTACAGCCAAACAGCCCTTTCACATGGGCTTCAGGATGGAAGTCGCCTTTCTATTGCGACAATCGTAAGACTTTATCCTACCCGGAATTAAGAAATTTCGTAAAACTTGAGATATGCCACGCTATATTGGAAAGTTTCCCTGAGACAGAAGCTGTTGCAGGTGTGGCAACAGGTGCTATTGCACAAGGAGCTTTGGTAGCTGAAGAGTTAAATCTACCTTTCGTTTACGTTCGTAGTAAACCAAAAGACCATGGATTGGAAAACCTCATAGAAGGTGAATTGAAACCTGGTATGAAAGTTGTTGTTATCGAAGATTTGGTATCTACCGGATCAAGCAGTCTTAAAGCTGTCGAGGCAATACGCAGAGACGGATGCGAAGTAGTAGGTATGATAGCATCGTACACTTACGGTTTCCCTGTTGCTGAAGAAGCCTTCAAGAAAGCAAACGTTAAGCTAGTTACTCTTACCGATTACGATAATGTAGTAAGCCAGGCTCTAGATACCGGCTATATCAACAACGAAGATGTAGCTGTATTACATAAGTGGCGCAAAGACCCTGCACACTGGAACGAATAA
- a CDS encoding ComF family protein: protein MKISFWSRLIDIIAPRACVICGNRLAIAENTICTVCNMHIPRTQFFKDPYNNEMAKLFWGQIPIEKGVALFYYEGHSQVSNIIYTLKYGNQPDIGVKMGRIVAKEYYGHDFFNDIDIIIPIPLAKKRLRKRGYNQSMEIAKGVNEITDIPIAGNIVSRQAFVGSQTDKDRWGRMKNVEGVFHLDKPEKIRGKHLLIIDDVVTTGATVISCAKELTKAGNVKISVLSLGFAKS, encoded by the coding sequence ATGAAAATTAGTTTCTGGAGCAGACTGATAGATATTATTGCTCCACGTGCTTGTGTAATATGCGGGAATAGACTGGCAATAGCCGAAAATACAATATGCACAGTATGTAATATGCATATACCGCGTACGCAATTCTTCAAAGACCCATATAATAACGAAATGGCAAAACTTTTTTGGGGACAGATACCGATAGAGAAGGGGGTTGCTCTTTTTTATTATGAAGGTCACTCGCAAGTCAGCAACATCATCTATACACTGAAATATGGGAATCAACCGGACATTGGTGTAAAAATGGGACGTATCGTAGCTAAAGAATATTACGGACATGACTTTTTTAATGATATTGACATCATTATTCCTATACCTCTAGCTAAAAAACGCTTACGAAAAAGAGGTTACAATCAAAGTATGGAGATAGCAAAAGGTGTGAACGAAATCACAGATATTCCAATAGCTGGGAATATAGTAAGCAGACAAGCGTTTGTGGGAAGTCAGACAGACAAAGACAGATGGGGGAGAATGAAAAATGTAGAAGGTGTTTTTCATCTTGACAAACCCGAAAAAATAAGGGGGAAACATCTGCTGATAATAGATGATGTTGTTACAACCGGTGCAACTGTAATATCATGTGCTAAAGAATTAACTAAAGCCGGGAATGTAAAAATAAGTGTGTTATCTTTAGGTTTCGCTAAAAGTTAG
- a CDS encoding regulatory protein RecX produces the protein MKEISEKDALFRLSALCSSAEHCSYEMIQKMQKWGLSEEVQDRIMRKLTEEKFIDDERFCRFFVKDKIRYSKWGRRKIEQALWAKRIPASIQQDVLDNVEKEEYLNILRPLLKKKRKSTKATNDYELNGKLIRFALSKGFGMDIIRECIDNADEFNIDEDEN, from the coding sequence ATGAAAGAAATTTCAGAAAAAGATGCACTATTTAGGCTTTCGGCTTTATGTTCCAGTGCAGAGCACTGTTCATATGAAATGATACAGAAAATGCAGAAATGGGGACTAAGTGAAGAAGTTCAAGACCGTATAATGCGAAAATTAACAGAAGAAAAATTTATTGACGACGAACGTTTTTGCCGTTTCTTTGTTAAAGACAAAATAAGATATAGCAAATGGGGGCGCCGCAAGATAGAACAAGCATTATGGGCTAAAAGGATACCGGCTTCTATACAACAAGATGTTCTAGATAATGTCGAAAAAGAAGAATATCTTAATATACTGCGACCTCTATTAAAGAAAAAACGTAAAAGTACAAAAGCAACAAACGATTATGAATTGAATGGGAAACTGATAAGATTTGCCTTAAGTAAAGGATTTGGCATGGATATAATAAGAGAATGTATCGATAATGCTGATGAATTCAATATAGACGAAGATGAAAATTAG
- the prmC gene encoding peptide chain release factor N(5)-glutamine methyltransferase yields the protein MTYDEIWHKIATVYDENEAKAIARYVLDVCFGMSATDVYCGKVTQLSADDNCKLEKIIQRIMKHEPVQYITGTADFAGHTFDVGPSVLIPRPETAELCEWIIEDAASDPNVLDIGTGSGCIAITLALGIKTAKVNAWDISPQALLTSAHNASKLGANVTFNCQDAIHYPNDNECWDIIVSNPPYICDKEKTDMERNVLEYEPGLALFVPDDNPLIFYQHISEYAIEALKHEGMLYFEINPIYHHEMIDMLEKEGFCDITIKEDSFGKKRFVKAKKL from the coding sequence ATGACATACGATGAAATCTGGCACAAGATAGCAACTGTTTACGACGAAAACGAAGCAAAAGCTATCGCTCGTTATGTATTGGATGTGTGTTTCGGTATGTCTGCCACAGATGTTTATTGTGGCAAAGTTACACAATTATCAGCAGATGACAACTGCAAACTAGAAAAAATTATCCAAAGGATCATGAAACACGAACCTGTTCAGTACATTACAGGTACAGCAGATTTTGCAGGACATACATTTGATGTAGGTCCCAGTGTATTGATTCCGCGACCTGAAACTGCCGAACTATGCGAATGGATAATCGAGGATGCAGCAAGCGATCCGAACGTCTTAGATATCGGTACAGGCAGTGGGTGTATTGCCATAACACTTGCACTCGGCATTAAAACTGCCAAAGTAAATGCATGGGACATATCGCCACAGGCCCTTCTGACATCAGCACACAACGCTTCAAAATTAGGTGCAAATGTCACATTTAATTGTCAAGATGCTATTCATTATCCTAATGACAATGAATGCTGGGATATCATAGTAAGCAATCCTCCATATATATGTGACAAAGAGAAAACGGATATGGAAAGAAATGTATTGGAATACGAACCGGGTCTGGCTCTTTTTGTACCAGACGACAACCCTCTAATATTCTATCAACATATCAGCGAATACGCAATAGAGGCACTAAAGCATGAAGGTATGCTATATTTCGAAATCAATCCTATATACCACCATGAAATGATTGATATGCTAGAAAAAGAAGGCTTCTGTGATATAACGATAAAAGAAGACTCGTTTGGTAAGAAAAGATTTGTTAAAGCAAAAAAACTATGA
- the ribD gene encoding bifunctional diaminohydroxyphosphoribosylaminopyrimidine deaminase/5-amino-6-(5-phosphoribosylamino)uracil reductase RibD has protein sequence MNQIIEDEKYMRRCLQLAANGKNNAKPNPMVGAVIVCDGRIIGEGYHVRCGEGHAEVNAFKSVKDEDGILLTKSTMYVSLEPCSHYGRTPPCADLIVSKKVRRVVVGCIDPFAKVQGRGIQKLRDAGIEVTVGVLENECLDLNKRFVTYNTHHRPYVILKWAQSANGFLDDNFKAASFSTLFTQMLVHKLRAESDAILVGRISDERDHPQLNVREWSGRNPRRIVLDRNHPFSPDVDFDSPVLPQLMQYLYDKGIQSLLVEGGAYTHNTFIESGMWDEIRVEKSKVTISKGTKSASIPDDVILMDEKEYDGNTISIYHKNTY, from the coding sequence ATGAACCAAATAATAGAAGACGAAAAGTATATGCGCCGTTGTCTTCAACTGGCTGCAAACGGAAAAAATAATGCGAAACCAAATCCCATGGTTGGAGCCGTTATTGTTTGTGATGGACGGATTATTGGTGAGGGATATCATGTGAGATGTGGAGAAGGACACGCCGAAGTTAATGCATTTAAGTCTGTTAAAGATGAAGACGGTATATTGCTGACAAAATCAACTATGTATGTAAGTCTTGAACCATGTAGTCATTATGGTCGTACTCCTCCTTGTGCAGATCTTATTGTTAGTAAGAAAGTACGACGGGTCGTTGTTGGTTGTATTGATCCGTTTGCAAAAGTTCAAGGTCGTGGCATTCAGAAGCTTCGTGATGCTGGAATTGAAGTTACGGTAGGTGTGCTGGAGAACGAATGTCTTGACCTCAATAAGAGATTCGTAACGTATAATACCCATCACCGCCCTTATGTTATATTGAAGTGGGCTCAGTCGGCCAATGGCTTTTTAGATGATAATTTTAAGGCCGCATCCTTTTCTACTTTATTTACCCAAATGCTTGTTCATAAGTTGCGTGCTGAGAGTGATGCAATTCTTGTTGGACGTATAAGTGATGAGCGTGATCATCCACAACTTAATGTAAGAGAGTGGAGTGGTCGTAATCCAAGGCGTATAGTGCTTGATCGTAATCATCCCTTTTCTCCCGATGTGGATTTTGACAGTCCTGTACTGCCTCAATTGATGCAATATCTATATGATAAAGGTATTCAATCGTTGTTGGTAGAGGGTGGGGCATATACGCATAATACTTTTATTGAAAGTGGAATGTGGGATGAAATACGTGTGGAAAAATCAAAAGTGACTATCAGTAAAGGTACAAAATCAGCAAGTATTCCGGATGATGTTATTCTTATGGACGAGAAAGAATATGATGGTAATACTATATCAATATATCATAAGAATACATATTGA
- a CDS encoding RNase H family protein: protein MTKITNPPDYRNDTVLPLPKEVTANAWAVDAACSGNPGPMEYKGVDLATGEVIFHYGPIHGTNNIGEFLAIVHALALMQQKGISKTIYSDSYNAIVWVNKKKCKTTLERIPKNEQLYDVILRAENWLKTHKITVPIIQWQTRQWGDIPADFGRKNK, encoded by the coding sequence ATGACTAAAATAACCAATCCACCAGACTATCGTAACGATACCGTATTGCCTTTACCCAAAGAGGTAACGGCAAATGCCTGGGCTGTGGATGCTGCTTGCAGTGGAAACCCCGGACCGATGGAATACAAAGGTGTGGATCTTGCTACAGGAGAGGTTATATTTCATTACGGTCCTATACATGGCACGAATAATATCGGGGAATTCCTCGCTATTGTTCATGCCTTAGCTCTTATGCAGCAGAAAGGCATTTCGAAAACAATATATTCGGATAGTTATAATGCTATTGTCTGGGTAAACAAGAAGAAGTGCAAGACTACTCTGGAACGCATCCCCAAAAACGAACAGTTGTATGATGTAATTTTGAGGGCAGAGAATTGGTTAAAGACTCACAAAATCACAGTTCCAATAATCCAGTGGCAGACTAGACAATGGGGAGACATCCCTGCTGACTTCGGCAGGAAAAACAAATAG
- the argS gene encoding arginine--tRNA ligase, which produces MKIETEICGSVIKAVKELYGQDVPEKMVQLQKTKREFEGNLTLVVFPFLKMSRKKPEDTAQEIGEYLANNDKNISGFNVVKGFLNLNIAPAAWIGLLNTINSDDLFGEKKSDENSPLVMIEYSSPNTNKPLHLGHVRNNLLGWSLAQIMQANGNKVVKTNIVNDRGIHICKSMLAWQKWGNGETPETSGKKGDHLIGDYYVAFDKHYKAECEELKAKYMAEGIDEEDAEKKAKEEAPLIKEAHEMLVKWENSDPEVRALWTKMNSWVYAGFDQTYKALGVSFDKIYYESDTYLKGKAKVEEGLEKGLFVRKEDNSVWADLSKDGLDQKLLLRSDGTSVYMTQDIGTAEMRFKDFPIDKMIYVVGNEQNYHFQVLSILLDRLGFKWGKELVHFSYGMVELPNGKMKSREGTVVDADELVEEMVSDAKKTSEELGKFADMTEEERNEIARVVGLGALKYFILKVDARKNMLFNPAESIDFNGNTGPFIQYTYARIRSIMRKAAAENINIPEALADDMPINDKEIDLIQKMNDFGAAIEQAGKDYSPSGIANYCYELTKDFNQFYHDYSILHEDDFNKKLVRLIIAKNVAKIIKNGLALLGIEVPERM; this is translated from the coding sequence ATGAAAATTGAAACTGAAATATGCGGTTCGGTTATTAAGGCCGTTAAAGAGTTGTACGGGCAGGATGTGCCTGAAAAGATGGTACAACTGCAAAAGACGAAACGTGAATTCGAGGGCAACCTTACTCTCGTTGTTTTCCCTTTCTTAAAAATGTCTCGTAAGAAACCAGAAGATACTGCACAGGAAATTGGTGAATATCTTGCAAATAATGACAAGAACATTTCAGGTTTTAATGTAGTAAAAGGTTTCCTAAACCTTAATATTGCTCCGGCAGCATGGATCGGTCTATTAAATACAATTAATTCAGATGATTTGTTCGGTGAGAAAAAGTCTGACGAAAATTCGCCTTTGGTAATGATTGAATATTCATCGCCTAACACCAATAAACCTTTACACCTTGGTCATGTACGTAATAATCTGCTTGGCTGGTCGCTGGCACAGATAATGCAGGCTAATGGCAACAAAGTGGTTAAGACTAATATAGTAAACGACAGAGGCATACATATATGCAAATCTATGTTAGCTTGGCAGAAATGGGGCAATGGCGAAACTCCAGAGACTAGTGGAAAGAAGGGAGACCACCTAATTGGTGATTATTATGTAGCATTTGACAAACATTATAAAGCAGAGTGCGAAGAGCTGAAAGCTAAATATATGGCTGAAGGCATTGATGAGGAGGATGCTGAAAAGAAAGCTAAAGAGGAAGCTCCTCTGATAAAGGAAGCTCATGAGATGCTGGTAAAATGGGAAAATAGCGATCCTGAAGTACGTGCTCTATGGACTAAGATGAACTCCTGGGTTTATGCCGGTTTTGACCAGACATACAAGGCGCTTGGCGTATCATTTGACAAGATATACTATGAGTCTGACACCTACCTCAAAGGTAAGGCTAAGGTAGAAGAAGGTCTGGAGAAAGGCCTATTCGTACGTAAAGAGGATAACAGTGTATGGGCAGATCTAAGCAAAGACGGTCTTGACCAGAAACTGTTACTGCGTTCTGACGGCACATCGGTATATATGACACAAGATATTGGTACGGCCGAGATGCGTTTCAAAGATTTCCCAATAGACAAGATGATCTATGTTGTAGGAAATGAACAGAACTATCACTTTCAGGTATTATCTATTCTGCTTGACCGACTAGGTTTCAAGTGGGGTAAGGAATTAGTACACTTCTCTTACGGTATGGTGGAACTGCCTAACGGAAAGATGAAGAGTAGAGAAGGTACAGTGGTAGATGCCGACGAGTTGGTTGAGGAAATGGTAAGCGACGCAAAGAAGACAAGCGAAGAACTTGGTAAGTTTGCTGATATGACCGAGGAAGAACGTAACGAAATAGCACGTGTAGTTGGTCTTGGCGCACTGAAGTACTTTATCCTAAAAGTAGATGCCCGCAAGAACATGCTGTTCAATCCTGCTGAGAGTATAGACTTCAACGGCAATACAGGTCCTTTCATTCAATATACATATGCCCGTATACGCAGTATCATGCGCAAAGCTGCAGCTGAGAATATCAATATTCCGGAGGCTCTTGCTGACGACATGCCTATTAACGACAAAGAGATAGACCTGATACAGAAAATGAACGATTTTGGCGCTGCTATCGAACAGGCCGGAAAGGATTACAGTCCTAGTGGAATAGCAAATTACTGTTATGAACTGACAAAGGATTTCAACCAGTTCTATCATGATTACAGTATCTTGCATGAGGATGACTTTAACAAGAAACTTGTTCGTCTTATTATAGCAAAGAACGTAGCCAAGATCATAAAGAACGGTTTGGCTCTTCTTGGTATCGAAGTTCCTGAAAGAATGTAA